In Micromonospora sp. LH3U1, one genomic interval encodes:
- the surE gene encoding 5'/3'-nucleotidase SurE has product MTLRVLITNDDGIAAPGIQALAWAATQRGLDVVVAAPLEEASGTSAAMSATERDGRVVVNDHPLPDLAGVPAYGVAGSPGFITLIALHGAFGPPPSVVLSGINRGANAGRAVLHSGTVGAAFTAATNGCRAMAVSLDVLSAGEATAASGGAAVDAAARVRDAERHWSTAARVALDLLPRLTSAPMESVLNVNAPDLPHGRLRGVRRGTLASFGQVQMAVAESGHGFVRTSLQEPGQAAQPGTDVALLAAGYASVTAIRAVTEATDIDLTGLDEQP; this is encoded by the coding sequence ATGACGCTGCGGGTGCTGATCACCAACGACGACGGGATCGCCGCGCCAGGCATCCAGGCGCTGGCCTGGGCGGCGACGCAGCGGGGCCTGGATGTGGTGGTCGCCGCGCCGTTGGAGGAGGCGAGCGGCACCAGCGCCGCGATGAGTGCCACGGAACGGGACGGTCGGGTCGTCGTGAACGACCACCCGCTGCCGGACCTGGCGGGCGTGCCGGCGTACGGGGTCGCCGGGTCCCCCGGCTTCATCACGCTGATCGCCCTGCATGGCGCGTTCGGCCCGCCGCCGTCGGTGGTGCTCTCCGGCATCAACCGTGGCGCCAACGCCGGCCGGGCGGTGCTGCACTCCGGGACGGTGGGCGCCGCGTTCACCGCCGCCACGAACGGCTGCCGGGCGATGGCGGTCTCACTCGACGTGCTCTCCGCAGGCGAGGCGACGGCCGCGAGCGGTGGCGCCGCGGTGGACGCCGCCGCCCGGGTACGCGACGCCGAGCGGCACTGGAGCACCGCCGCGCGGGTCGCCCTGGACCTGCTCCCCCGGTTGACGTCCGCGCCGATGGAGAGCGTGCTCAACGTGAACGCACCGGACCTGCCACACGGGCGGCTGCGGGGGGTGCGCCGGGGCACGCTGGCCAGCTTTGGTCAGGTGCAGATGGCGGTGGCCGAATCTGGCCACGGCTTCGTCCGTACCTCGCTACAGGAGCCGGGGCAGGCCGCACAGCCCGGCACGGACGTGGCGTTGCTGGCCGCCGGGTACGCGTCGGTGACGGCCATCCGGGCGGTCACCGAAGCGACCGACATCGACCTGACCGGGTTGGACGAGCAGCCCTGA
- a CDS encoding BON domain-containing protein codes for MAIAEISRTDQDIQSAVLDELTWEPRVQPHEIGVTVAEGVVTLTGRVDSYAKKWAAERATHRVAWVRAVANDIAVQLASGAERADPDLAAAASHALEWDAFVPIEKLQVTVSAGWVTLHGDVEWEYQRRAAERAVCRLTGVRGVSNGITVRPAAAPDGRNLADRIVDALARAGATEAERISVRVHGDTAVLAGLVHSMPERAEVEQVAWSAPGIREVQNHIAVAPVLR; via the coding sequence ATGGCCATCGCGGAGATCAGCCGCACCGACCAGGACATCCAGTCCGCCGTGCTCGACGAGCTGACCTGGGAACCGCGGGTGCAGCCGCACGAGATCGGCGTGACCGTCGCCGAGGGCGTCGTCACGCTGACCGGCCGGGTGGACAGCTACGCCAAGAAGTGGGCCGCCGAGCGGGCCACGCACCGGGTCGCCTGGGTCCGAGCGGTCGCCAACGACATCGCGGTGCAGTTGGCGAGCGGTGCTGAGCGCGCCGACCCCGACCTGGCCGCCGCGGCCAGCCACGCGCTGGAATGGGACGCGTTCGTGCCCATCGAGAAGCTTCAGGTCACCGTCTCGGCCGGCTGGGTGACGCTGCACGGCGACGTCGAGTGGGAGTACCAGCGCCGAGCCGCCGAACGGGCGGTCTGCCGGCTGACCGGCGTACGCGGGGTGAGCAACGGCATCACCGTTCGACCGGCCGCCGCGCCGGACGGCCGGAACCTGGCCGATCGGATCGTCGACGCCCTCGCCCGAGCCGGGGCGACCGAGGCGGAACGGATCAGCGTCCGGGTGCACGGCGACACCGCGGTGCTCGCCGGGTTGGTGCACTCGATGCCCGAACGGGCCGAAGTGGAGCAGGTGGCCTGGTCCGCGCCGGGCATCCGAGAGGTACAGAACCACATCGCGGTCGCCCCGGTGCTGCGCTGA
- a CDS encoding PfkB family carbohydrate kinase, translated as MVFAPTPQLTVTVDQPNDHPELHLHPGGQGVWQARMVMSLGVDVVLCAALGGEIGQVLEPLLVSEGVDLKVVVRDSGSGGYVHDRRDGSRQEIADVPGQPLSRHELDELYNLALGEGLRAEVSILSGPNEPWLVPADLYRRFAADLGANGGRVVVDLSGDHLGSALESGVFFLKVSHEELIRDGHARSADSLELTRVMYELHAAGAETVVVSRADQPALALIDGELFEVQMPRLEAADPRGAGDSMTAGVAAVVARGGDIRTAIRTGAAAGALNVTRHGLGTGRLDSITGLVDRVRLVPADSRPQERTTPDELADRVVER; from the coding sequence ATGGTCTTCGCGCCCACTCCGCAGCTGACGGTGACCGTGGACCAGCCGAACGACCACCCCGAGCTGCACCTGCACCCCGGCGGGCAGGGCGTCTGGCAGGCCCGGATGGTGATGTCACTCGGTGTCGACGTGGTCCTCTGCGCGGCCCTCGGCGGCGAGATCGGTCAGGTGTTGGAGCCGCTACTGGTCAGCGAGGGCGTCGACCTCAAGGTGGTGGTCCGTGACTCCGGCAGCGGCGGGTACGTGCACGACCGCCGGGACGGTTCCCGGCAGGAGATCGCCGACGTGCCCGGGCAGCCGCTGAGCCGGCACGAGCTCGACGAGCTGTACAACCTGGCCCTCGGCGAGGGCCTGCGGGCCGAGGTGAGCATCCTCAGTGGGCCGAACGAGCCGTGGCTCGTCCCGGCCGACCTGTACCGGCGCTTCGCCGCCGACCTCGGCGCCAACGGTGGCCGGGTGGTGGTCGACCTCTCCGGTGATCACCTCGGCTCGGCGCTGGAGAGTGGCGTGTTCTTCCTCAAGGTGAGCCACGAGGAGCTGATCCGCGACGGCCACGCCCGCAGCGCCGACAGCCTGGAGCTGACCCGAGTGATGTACGAACTGCACGCGGCCGGCGCCGAGACGGTGGTGGTGAGCCGGGCCGACCAGCCGGCGCTGGCGCTCATCGACGGGGAGCTGTTCGAGGTCCAGATGCCCCGGTTGGAGGCCGCCGACCCGCGCGGCGCGGGCGACTCGATGACCGCCGGGGTGGCAGCCGTCGTGGCCAGAGGCGGCGACATCCGGACCGCCATCCGGACCGGCGCTGCCGCCGGCGCGCTGAACGTGACCCGGCACGGCCTGGGCACCGGACGGTTGGACTCGATCACCGGCCTCGTGGACCGGGTCCGGCTGGTGCCGGCGGACAGCCGACCCCAGGAGCGGACCACCCCGGACGAGCTGGCCGACCGGGTGGTCGAACGATGA
- a CDS encoding STAS domain-containing protein, whose product MSLSIVKSVLSGGVVEIAPRGEIDVDTAYEVREAIAEVLAKGRPLRIELNMRLVTFIDSVGISAMVAGFQTAEVSDVKLVVTEPSRFVHRQLWVTGLLGLFGAPEPYFAGAATPEVLPGA is encoded by the coding sequence GTGAGCCTGTCGATCGTGAAGTCGGTTCTGTCCGGTGGTGTCGTGGAGATCGCCCCGCGGGGCGAGATCGACGTCGACACAGCGTACGAGGTGCGCGAGGCGATCGCGGAGGTGCTGGCCAAAGGCCGTCCGCTCCGCATCGAGCTCAACATGAGGCTGGTCACCTTCATCGACTCCGTCGGCATCAGCGCCATGGTTGCCGGGTTCCAGACGGCCGAGGTCAGCGACGTCAAGCTGGTGGTCACCGAGCCGAGCCGGTTCGTGCACCGGCAGCTCTGGGTGACCGGCCTGCTCGGTCTGTTCGGTGCCCCGGAGCCCTACTTCGCCGGCGCCGCCACACCCGAGGTGCTGCCCGGCGCCTGA